The genomic stretch attaaaaaaaataaaaaatttactgaaCGAAGAAAAGAATGTCGAACAAAGTGCGACTGGTGTGCAAAACCTTTATATCTAAGTCCAGACACAGACACAAATAGGCCGGCTCATTCGTTCGGAAGCTTAAATTTGCGGAATTCTGAAGCGCTTAGTTAGGATTACACTTCAAATAAAAGCTCTTCGTTTAGCTTCCACTTTGATTCATGCTGACATTTGGGACATTGTGGATTGGAAATTAAGATAAAACGGAAGGTCCCATATCaagattcattttattttaaatcaaatattcTTTGGCATGACGGAATTCACACAAACATTATGAGTATGGGTATCAGTTGAGGTGCTGCTGAcggtttaaattttgttaaaaatgtttcgctTGATATTTCTTTTGGATTAGTGTGTATGTTAAGAACTAGTTTACAGTATGAGGctcgattcaattttattgaatgaatcGAAAATCACACGATACAGTGATTGAGTGTCTTTTGCGTAGCTTTGACTTGATTCTATGCAAGAACTTTAGTATAAATTTGTCCTTCACTCCTTGCCATTTTGGCACATTAGTCCAGTCCTTGCAGCAGCCACTTTTTATAGCCACTTCATATCTTCTATTACCGcatcaaatatttgattaacctgaataattgaaattgtctTGAAGTAGTTGTACTGACCTCTCAACAGATCATTAGTTTATCACATGACATTATAATACGAAAGTATAAGCAGAACCTAATCGAGAACCCTATTGTTTCGAATGGGTTTGATTAATAGATTCCAAGTATTGATGGCATTGGTTAAATGAAAAGTCTTTGCAGTCTCGCTTACAATAATTAAACTTAACTGATGCTAATGTCCATTCAAGGAACTTGCTGCTCTCTTTataaactgattttttttttaaacgacgGTTGCAAATAAACAGACTTTACGTCTGGAACAAAAATAAGTATcttaaagacgaaaaaaaaagctgTGAATGACTGTTGaaatattaataaataatttatatttcgaCTTTGACTCGCttgtacgattttttttgcctcTCGACAAGACGCAGCCGCAAAGCAATAGGAgcatttctaaaaataaatgtcGTGATAAAGTCAGTTTATTTCAATAACGAAAAGCCATGATGTTATGTCTTTAGGATACAGTCTTgataataattattaaaaatatttctagaCGATTCGCGAATTATTAAGAGTTCGTTGGTCGGTGCACTATTTCAGTTGCGAATCGCACTAAACAACCAGATCCATTAAATAATGTATGGCCGACGATGAATTGATGAATGAGATATGTTTAGAATTAAATCAGACTGCGTCCTTGTTTGGagctttcaattttgtcaGGTGTGCGGGTTCCAGCAGAAGCTGAAGTCACTAGGCAAAATATAAAGTTTCAAACATGAGCTACTGTTCTCACTAAGCCCACCGGTAAATGTGTTTTGCAATGAAGTataatgactcattttccgGGTGTGCTGTcagtaaaataatttctgcAGTACAGCATATACACAAACGGCAAGTTAGaattatttacacaaaatctatcacttcgCTAGCGtgaacatacattttgctacaaCAACAAATACCATTCGAACGACGAAAGAATGTTTGTTCTTTAGCTGAATTAAATGAAGGATCCACCGGTTTCAGACGATGCAAAATtggacatttttcttttgactttCCCTAATTTGATTAGAGATAAAATTAGACAAATAAATTGTGCACAACCGAATGTCGAACTGCAATTTGGAAATGTTCTCAATCTTTGAAGTTTTAATCCATTCCTTTTACAACTtgtttcgaaaagaaaaagaaaaaaaagttcgtttTGCATTCAGGAATAAAATTCACCGTAGACAATTTATACCAAAATCCACTATTCatcatattaaaattaaacccGTTCCGTCTTTACAACTGGTCTTTATTGTGTTATATGAGACTATTTTAACTGTTTAAAATAATATATGTTGTGATGCTAAAATAAAGTTTGTCTGGCTACTTTGACGGCTTTGCcaagaaatgtatttttagcTGTTGTATACAAAGTCATTCACATTAATTTTCtgcaaatactttttttttgtgtaggtATAGCACATAATATATAGTTCATCTTAATAGAATCATCAAACACACAGTCATGTGTGACTGACTATATGTAATTTACTTAATCTTTAAAGGTATATCAAATCCTTTGCACACGCCCGTGAAACGTGGTCATGGACATTGCGatagatttaattaaaatcattcCGTTAGCCATTATGCTCGTATCATCAATTTACATTCGTATATATACATTATGTAATGCTGGAGATGGCTTGTCTATtccgattttaattttaattaatctgTCAATTTCTGCCATATTTTTCAAAGCGAAAATGTTCACACTGCTCCGGTCCGAAAATTCGGTTTGACAATTTTACTGCGAACCAAGACTCTGTCTCTACGAAATCATAATGATTTTGACGTCGATGTGATGCATAAACGATATAAATCCCCCATAATTcatcaaaatagaaaataatttctccaaaactaaatgtgaaaatgtacGAAAAATGGTCTAGTCATATACATAACAGCACAATTCCTTTAACGTTTATACATTAACCCCTGGGTTCGTCTATCTTTCAATAGAATGAaatttagaagaaaatttttatcgatCAATATAATGCTACTGTTAAACGCCCAAGACCGTAAAGAGAGACTCGTTCCCCAAAAGTGTTCTGTGTTTGTACTCACACTCAGCGATATGATGCACAGCCGCGATGGTTGCACACaaaatttatgatattttCGGGGGTAGTTGgaaaaacaacaagaaaattgaactgaaaataTGCTCTGAAAACTCTACATCATTCTGCCGTATATATACTATCAAAAACCGAAACGGAAAATGTGTGTATAAATGGGAATGAATATTCAGTGGACGGTGTCGTTTGCGATTGCgctaaaatttttactttctaCATGGGTTccaaaaaggaaatattttcttcgtatACGGTTACTGTGTATTAcggtttataaaatatttgtattgtattaGTGTGCCTTTGCCTcagtgtgtgtgtatgtatgtatTGTATATGTGCCGGAGGAGATGCCGCTGtgttattttaatttctatttaaCTGTTGTACCTAGGGAAAGAAAACTCATACTGTTTTAGAAGACATACATACCCTTCCTTTCGCTTAACCTTCGGATGATAACACGATGAACGCCCTTTTAGAAAACGGAGTCGGTATCGAACACAAGAATGCcgtcaatcaatttttttttgttttagcgCTTCTTTTTACTACATTTTCCGAGTAATAGTTGTAAAATAAAGGCAATTTTCGTATGGTCATTTTGTGTGTGCCTTCCTTCAACTTCCAATTTTTCTGGTATCAAGACACACACGCTACcgatttttaatcattttttttcttctttttcccagcattatattttctttcaccCATCTATTCTCGTACTAATTTACTCAACTCATTGTACACCACATCTATCTTCTAAAATCTGCGCGCTCTTCACCATTTCCACGAACATTACACACACAATACATCCAcacaaatttatatatttctatttttgttaTACTACGGTGTATGATATTGTATGTAGGGAGTGtagtgtagaacaattttgaacgagaaaaaaatgtagtGTCTGCTTGCAATATTGTGAATTTTCAAGTAAAGTTGTTACACAGTTCGGTTTCCCAcgcattttttgttattacaaTCCGATTCTAATATGGTTtaagttttggaaaattgatgtttgcattcgaattcaaaagaaaatcacattttccGAGGCTACTTGTAGACGgagaatgtaaatatttttgttagaaGATACACAGGAagggagaaaaaaatattattcttttttgtatCCAAGACATTGGAAGTTTATACCGTGTGCCTGTTGtttaatataacaaaaaattgtttcataaatattcattttcgtaaTCGAAGCTACGGGGAAAGAAAATGGTTGAATGTGCAAATGTTAGAACTAAgtgaacattttccaattttcaatttaaaaaaaaaggattttacCATTGAGTGTAAATTGTTGGAATATTAGGCAGTATATATACTATACAGCGAACAATATGACACATAACCTCAATTTAGGGTGTAGTGCAAGGCGTGAAGAAAATGCGCAACAAAAATCGAAGTAACTAACGCTTTAAGATGGAAATAATGGAATTATGATAAGTTTCGATGATGAATTATTGGTAGACCATTAGACCGCGTATTTGGATCGTCAGAGTGATGTGACGGTAAGAGcggaaaaaagaaacaaagtTAAATTCAACATATCAATTGTAGTTCAGTGATTTGATTTTCCTATTTATAGAAGCTTTTCTACTGTTGTTTCCGCTTAAATTCAAACTTTACAAAACAAACTTCAGTCTTTGGTGGTTTTCGGccgatttttgttatttatgtcTTCGATAGTACAAGTGTACCAATAAAGCTCGAAATAATGGTGTCATTGATGAACATTTTGTGGAATGGATTGTACATTCGTTTCATGGTACAGTCCTTGCACGACAGTCCATTTCTTCTTCTacatcttcttcttttttgaatTCTGATAATGGGTATTACCaaagttatttattttaatggtGACATAATAACCCGAGTAAAAATGTGTTGTTGGGCGTTTACGAACCCCTCCCAAGCgttgacaatttttaaaaaaattgagaaatctttggtaaaaaaaatgaagaaaaaattcatcTTCGGGAGGATGCAGAATGCCATTCCAAGACATGTTTTATGTGCGCATATTACGCATTggtaaataattaattcagtccgatttattattgttatatGGCATATAATACATAATGATATACTCACTCGaaagaataaaatgtttcgtgctaaccgaaaagaaaataatcgGAGATTATGTTTGgtaatcacaaaaaaaagtttgcttGAGACTCATAATAGAATTCTGGAAGAATTAATAATGAAACGATTGACTCTATAAGTACTACGTGTGTAATACTATAAGTACATAAATATGGTAATGGAATTTTCCGTTTGATTTGAGTTCGTTTATTCGGcaagaaaaataagaagaaaaattagcGAGTCACGGTCACCTAAGtcgtttcacaaaatttacttcatttaacTCTGGAACAGCAACTTCGCATAtttatgttttgaaaatgtttaacgACCAAATATGATGATCCAATTAATaaccaattcaattcaaaattctatttttctcTTTACAGAAGCAACAGTTCGATTGGCCCTACTGACTGAGCTTCCGGAGATCGTCCGAAAACTAATACAGCTTCGCGATGACTTCGGCTTGGGTGTTCGATATTTGGATGCTTTGCTCTCTAGTATGGAAGATTCTGACCCACAGGTTGATTTGAACTCTCTTTTTTCACCCTCGTAAAATGACTAATTCCCATTCATCTTTAGCTGCGAAAAACTGCCTTCtataatgtcaaaaatttcCTGGAAAAGACGGCTTTGGACACAGACACACTCAGGAATATTGTTTGCGTGTCAGTCGTTCGGCTATCCAATTTTCCTATCAGGAATAATGAGGTCGACCATTACTCGAACGCTATTGAGGTGGgtttaattttagatttagATTCGATCTGTCTAGCGACATTTGAGTGAAAACAATTAACGGAGAATATGCTTCGCCATCAGGATTGGTTGTCTTAGTGCTTTTTGAAATTCTATCACAGCCAGCTTTGATGAGCAATGCATATTTTCAATGATCGACCAGAATTTCATcctcaaataaattattgattttcaaCAGCCAAAAGTTAAGTGTAGTGACAGTGCGAACGTTATGAAGTCTATGCCAATGCTCATTAAATTGCTGTGAAATGTGCCAGTATTCAATCATATCACAGCCATTTTGATGAGCTTTGTTGTAGACTGAGCTTTCGTCATCCATTCAGATATTAAGTCGTTAGTGTTGTACGAtttgttaatttgtttttggaaAACGGATCATCAAAATCTTAATTACCACTTCGTGAAAATGGTCGTGTTGTGCTTATGCTATTTGTCATATCACAGCCATTTTGACGAGTTTGGTGGTTTAGTACAGAGAAgagaaatacattttattttgtgattttcagCAAACAATTGATGTGAAATCTGTATCGCCTCTCAAAGTGGCtgtgaaatgttaaatttaaattcatatcACAGCCAGCTTTGAAGAGCGTTACGTATTTCTTGGAGATCGATCTGACGTGAAGTGATTTAACATTGTTAGAGATTGATGCGATTAGTGGTGGAAAGGTGGTCAGTTAAGTTGTAAATGTTACTTAAGTGGTTTATCggttctattacttcaatcgatcaaagtgttttcaatcggttgatttcaaatcttgtacttcaatgtttttaacattcatttttctatataaaggacaggaccatattacctagagcttgtcgtcgttatcgataacagatgaatagccgaaTGTGACAGGTCAATATCATTATGTTGTTGTGCAGGACCTGTTGCGCTGCTACAAGAATACTTTAAAGAGAATGGCTGAGCTCTCAAAGTGGttgtgaaatgttttattgtaaCTTTCATATCACAGCCAGCTTTGATGAGCTCAGACAAAATCAGTTTACCATCAGTATGAGTGGACGCGCAGATGTTTTTATCCTTaagaaattttacgaaataaaCGCTCAGCTTCGATCACACAATTTGGCATATCTCGTTACGATTGTTCATTTATTTGGTTCTTTTGTTGATTATTTAGCTGATGGCACTGCTAGCTACATTGATGGGCCCAAATGATTTTTGCACGCGTGTACTTGAACGATTTATCGAACTGTGCCAGCATGGTAACTACATGGTTCGACGATGGAGCACCGACTACTTTCCCGTATTTTGTTATGTACTCGGCGAAATATCCGCAGAAAAGCTGGTTAGAACCTCACGTTTATATAGTCTGTTCACAGTCCTTTTTCTAACGCAGAACATTTTCTCTGTTTCCATCCGATGCAGCTTCCAATTTTTACTCTACTCTGCGAAGATACTGCTTGGAGTGTGCGAAAATCAGCGGCAAAAGCTCTGCCGAAGGTGGCACTAACCTGTTCATTACAACGACGACGGGATACATTGGCACCGATTGCATTTAATCTGCTGAACGATTTAACACGTTTTGTTAGCGAATCTGCGTTTAAAAATCTAGGACAATTTATTGCGACATTTGCTCAACCATGTGCCATCGAACTGGCTTATGGATCATCTGGCAAATTGTACATAACATCGAAAGCGAATGACACAAAGTGAGTAAAGCCCTCAACTGAACCATATTGTTTTCGTAGCCACTCGATCAGTTTGAAATGGTTAATGGTTCTTGTCATCTCGGCCAAACTACAATTTAGTTATCTTTCTGTTTGCAGATCACAAAATAGCTTTACCGAAGAAAATACGTTTGCAACGCCTCGTTCTGATGAATCGGGCAGCATACTTGACTCAGCCGAAACCAATCCGTATCGCAAATTCCTAATCGGTGAAACATTTTCCGTTCAGTCGGGTAGCCTCATGGATCAGCAGAACATAAACGCACACCAATTTCACAGCGTATACTCGCGCATCTTCAATTCGATAAAACGGGATCCGGTCGAAAGTCAAACCTTTGTCAGGAAGCAGCAAGATCAACAGCAGTTGAACGATACAATAGTCGATGATGATGACACAAGTAGCGGTTGTAGTTCTGGTCCCTGTTCAGATAGTGGTGATGATAATAGAGCTATTGAAGAGTTAACGTTCGTCGACGTTGCCGAAAGTAATACGATGGAGAACTTAATGGGGAGCTTGGGGGAGAACATGGAGGAGAACTTCATGGAGAACGTGGAGGACAATTTGGAGGAGAACTTCATGGAGAACGTGGACGAGAAGAAAGAATTCCTGAATGACGAGGAATATGTCGATGACTTTAACGATAACTTCTCAAACGaaatattaaacaaattgCCCGATGGCCTACGCGAATTGGTGGCCCAAATACGAGAGACAACCAATTCGGAAATTAGACGACGTAACAAAGACGCTAGGGTTATATTGATGTTAACGGCAGAGGAAAGACTTAAACGCAGAAAAGCTGAAATTCGTTTTAGAATGTTTGGCCAAGTACCAGCGGAAATTCCGCCCAGTTCCCTGCATCATTCACATTATCCGAACGGTGATTTGAAGACGTCGTTCAAAATCTTTCCGTGGCAAAAGAAACCTGCATCCCAGCCAGAGTGTAATACTATGGTCATAGACAATACAAACGTAACGTTGAGACGGAAAGGAACATCGCAAATAAATGAGGACGAGGATGTGCCGACGAGAACGGAAGCCGACCAATCGCCCGCTCAACCGCAACCATTGAATGAGAATGAGGATATTGATGTGGATGAACTAGCAGAATTCAACGGACTCAACTTCTGGAAAGAAGATCTGGGTACCATTGACGTCGATAAAGAAGTGGGCCTGTTAAGGGAACGCGAACTAAAAAAGGCGCAAGGTAATGCAAATTGATTCTCTGTACAATTTTCAGTCACGCAAATCTGTCGTTACTTTCGTTGCAGAAGACTTCATCAAATCACTCGTTCCCACCAGTCCGAAACTTGTTATTCCGACGAATCCAGAATTTGTAGAAACCTTACAGGCGAACGAACCTCCCGATGAGGCTCACAAGCAGAAAGTGGATAAATTAAAAGCAAAGTGCGTGGGCCCAGCAGGTGACCCGAGTATGTCCTTCTTCAATCAACCAATCGTTCCACCGTATTTGATCGAGTATTTCGCATCGGTCGAACTATTTTCCGACAGTGACTTCAACATGTATTGTGTGTATAACTTCCCGGCGGTCGTTTTAACGCTGCAGAAAGAGTGAGTTTCCGAACCATCttattttgccaaatttaCGACCGATCCAGATGGTTTCATTGCTGATGCTCTGT from Bradysia coprophila strain Holo2 unplaced genomic scaffold, BU_Bcop_v1 contig_138, whole genome shotgun sequence encodes the following:
- the LOC119073978 gene encoding serine/threonine-protein phosphatase 4 regulatory subunit 1-like isoform X2, giving the protein MEDSDPQLRKTAFYNVKNFLEKTALDTDTLRNIVCVSVVRLSNFPIRNNEVDHYSNAIELMALLATLMGPNDFCTRVLERFIELCQHGNYMVRRWSTDYFPVFCYVLGEISAEKLLPIFTLLCEDTAWSVRKSAAKALPKVALTCSLQRRRDTLAPIAFNLLNDLTRFVSESAFKNLGQFIATFAQPCAIELAYGSSGKLYITSKANDTKSQNSFTEENTFATPRSDESGSILDSAETNPYRKFLIGETFSVQSGSLMDQQNINAHQFHSVYSRIFNSIKRDPVESQTFVRKQQDQQQLNDTIVDDDDTSSGCSSGPCSDSGDDNRAIEELTFVDVAESNTMENLMGSLGENMEENFMENVEDNLEENFMENVDEKKEFLNDEEYVDDFNDNFSNEILNKLPDGLRELVAQIRETTNSEIRRRNKDARVILMLTAEERLKRRKAEIRFRMFGQVPAEIPPSSLHHSHYPNGDLKTSFKIFPWQKKPASQPECNTMVIDNTNVTLRRKGTSQINEDEDVPTRTEADQSPAQPQPLNENEDIDVDELAEFNGLNFWKEDLGTIDVDKEVGLLRERELKKAQEDFIKSLVPTSPKLVIPTNPEFVETLQANEPPDEAHKQKVDKLKAKCVGPAGDPSMSFFNQPIVPPYLIEYFASVELFSDSDFNMYCVYNFPAVVLTLQKENWHLTYDLLLYLTSDIQWKVRKTIAMFICEIALIIGRENTHRDLLPIFLGFFKDLDEVKIEALKNLPTFLSVIDIEEHAKVIANLGECLQCDNDSNWRFREELARQLLHLIATYGRVYCINYLIWVTGMAIALLTDKVSAVRTVAMEAIAEKCCTSSPIELKYLVEFLVEDFAQHVHWRRRQMFLNICELMIKKPNSPPFEVIERDFLQPILVLAKDRIPNIRLAVGRLLSLLFSYHPHLLTQLNHPMTETLIMLQCDGDNDVKFVANDR
- the LOC119073978 gene encoding serine/threonine-protein phosphatase 4 regulatory subunit 1-like isoform X1, whose translation is MTSVEELDSLLAQPNISECLMQVSTSADPTIRQRYASYVIQALEKESELIERSACTFCSTLLLVLEDDEATVRLALLTELPEIVRKLIQLRDDFGLGVRYLDALLSSMEDSDPQLRKTAFYNVKNFLEKTALDTDTLRNIVCVSVVRLSNFPIRNNEVDHYSNAIELMALLATLMGPNDFCTRVLERFIELCQHGNYMVRRWSTDYFPVFCYVLGEISAEKLLPIFTLLCEDTAWSVRKSAAKALPKVALTCSLQRRRDTLAPIAFNLLNDLTRFVSESAFKNLGQFIATFAQPCAIELAYGSSGKLYITSKANDTKSQNSFTEENTFATPRSDESGSILDSAETNPYRKFLIGETFSVQSGSLMDQQNINAHQFHSVYSRIFNSIKRDPVESQTFVRKQQDQQQLNDTIVDDDDTSSGCSSGPCSDSGDDNRAIEELTFVDVAESNTMENLMGSLGENMEENFMENVEDNLEENFMENVDEKKEFLNDEEYVDDFNDNFSNEILNKLPDGLRELVAQIRETTNSEIRRRNKDARVILMLTAEERLKRRKAEIRFRMFGQVPAEIPPSSLHHSHYPNGDLKTSFKIFPWQKKPASQPECNTMVIDNTNVTLRRKGTSQINEDEDVPTRTEADQSPAQPQPLNENEDIDVDELAEFNGLNFWKEDLGTIDVDKEVGLLRERELKKAQEDFIKSLVPTSPKLVIPTNPEFVETLQANEPPDEAHKQKVDKLKAKCVGPAGDPSMSFFNQPIVPPYLIEYFASVELFSDSDFNMYCVYNFPAVVLTLQKENWHLTYDLLLYLTSDIQWKVRKTIAMFICEIALIIGRENTHRDLLPIFLGFFKDLDEVKIEALKNLPTFLSVIDIEEHAKVIANLGECLQCDNDSNWRFREELARQLLHLIATYGRVYCINYLIWVTGMAIALLTDKVSAVRTVAMEAIAEKCCTSSPIELKYLVEFLVEDFAQHVHWRRRQMFLNICELMIKKPNSPPFEVIERDFLQPILVLAKDRIPNIRLAVGRLLSLLFSYHPHLLTQLNHPMTETLIMLQCDGDNDVKFVANDR